The genomic segment CAACATTCCCCGTGCTGCCATCCATGTTGGCGCACCGGCAAAATCCTTTTCAGCTGCGGAAGGCTACGAGCCTGAGCGTCGCGGATGGGACGAGAACACCTATCGTCTGAAGAACCAGGACACAAACAACCATTACGATTTCTCACGCAAGCATCTTAACTTTGAGATTAACGGCAAAGGCGAAATCGTTCCCCTTGGTTCCAATCCCGTGCCACTTCATGAGCGTTTGCAGAAACGCTTAGATGAACTTGAATTCAAACCCTATATGGACAAGAACAATCCCCTGGGCATCTCCGACAACAGCCCGAACTGCACCGTCGGCATCATTGTCAGCGGTGACCATGATGTGCTGACCCGTCTCGCCTTTGGTGATCAAGATGTGGACTTCACCCTTCAAAAGAGCAACGCCCATGTCGTGCTGAAACAAGGCATCAAAGACTGGGCAATGGACACCTACCGTTGGGCATGTGACCGTTGGGGAGCAGAGAACATCATCGGCTTCGACGTACATCTTGACGAGACCACACCACACATCCAGATTCAGACCATCCCTGTTGCCAAGACAAAAGCCAGAGGACGTGCATCTGCCAAGTATGTTCATAAGGATGACAAATCGAAGGTGCTATCTCATAAGGAATGGAAGAAACTGCCTGAAGAAATCCGCTCGAACTTCATTAGAACTGAAGACGAACGTAGGGAAAAGGAATGTGTATCGTATGCCCGTGTTTGGGGCGAGGACAAATATGCCGTAGGCAAAACTTACTACCAGATGCACACCGACTACTACAACAAGGTGGGACACAAATATGGTCTGGAGCGTGGTGACGATATCGCCATGCTGCCAGGTGAGGAACGACGTGAGCGTGTCCACAAGAGCAAGGCCGTACTGGAGGCAGAACGTCAGGCCATGGATGCTATCGCCAGAAACCTGATAGAGAATGAACGTCTGGAAGGTCAGAAGGAGAAGATGGCGGGTGAGGTACAGGATATGAAGAAGCAAAAGGAACACCTGGAAGAACAGAATGACAAGTTAGAGGGTGAGATACAAGACAAGGAGCAGCATAAGGAAAGATTGGAAGGCAACATCTCTCAGCTGGAAGATTATGCTGCGGCATTGGACATCAAGGAGGAAGACCTGATTGTGCCGACCTTAAAGACAGACCCACTTGTAAAGGATGCTTGGGATGCCATAAAAACCGAACTTGAAAAGCCAATCCCTGCTTTCGGGCAGAAGGAATGGAGAGAGGAACGGCGGAAAGCGATAAAGGTTATCCTTACAGAAATGCAGACTGCACTCATGCAAGCCAAGGAACTCCAGAAGCAGGATATACTGAAACTGGGGAAGGCACTCTATAACAAAGCTATGCAAAATGTGAGAGCCAT from the Prevotella sp. Rep29 genome contains:
- the mobV gene encoding MobV family relaxase, which codes for MSKSRNNIPRAAIHVGAPAKSFSAAEGYEPERRGWDENTYRLKNQDTNNHYDFSRKHLNFEINGKGEIVPLGSNPVPLHERLQKRLDELEFKPYMDKNNPLGISDNSPNCTVGIIVSGDHDVLTRLAFGDQDVDFTLQKSNAHVVLKQGIKDWAMDTYRWACDRWGAENIIGFDVHLDETTPHIQIQTIPVAKTKARGRASAKYVHKDDKSKVLSHKEWKKLPEEIRSNFIRTEDERREKECVSYARVWGEDKYAVGKTYYQMHTDYYNKVGHKYGLERGDDIAMLPGEERRERVHKSKAVLEAERQAMDAIARNLIENERLEGQKEKMAGEVQDMKKQKEHLEEQNDKLEGEIQDKEQHKERLEGNISQLEDYAAALDIKEEDLIVPTLKTDPLVKDAWDAIKTELEKPIPAFGQKEWREERRKAIKVILTEMQTALMQAKELQKQDILKLGKALYNKAMQNVRAIIEQNKQLQKENGRLTEENDVLRKRIASMDENAITRLRDKKDAEIKELQERLGKAESEAVRSDNVVSRERQRAGKAEGQIKEMLGIPEIKKIWETIQQNKCNFNRQLNLWIDDALKAIAHFAAYEKNVHFSEQQSSAIFMGIVAKAFKSGLDVTDNAARLQATQSLLDEVDWSETSSYKQDLTRHWTEMFSQDMPISQTMLEALTLAAGGRGGISTGGGGSTSELTNWDGTKKKTGWGM